One window of Solwaraspora sp. WMMA2056 genomic DNA carries:
- a CDS encoding uroporphyrinogen-III synthase — protein MTRTRKLAGHIAFVGAGPGDPGLLTRRAHDALVEADQVVFDRAVPESLLAAVRANAKADAQLSPAEGAPGDVAKVLISAARSGQAAVRLVAGDPFGHHGVVTEVQAVARTAVPFEVVPGVSQAEGVASYAGVPLPGVRTVADVDDTAGLDFDALAAAIGRGSLAVAVDAGELAAVRDGLLAAGVDGATSVAVTGDGTGETQYTTTSTVDNFVAAALGFTGRVVLTLGAGVTERDKLSWWENRPLYGWKVLVPRTKEQAGVMSAQLRAYGAIPCEVPTIAVEPPRTPAQMERAVKGLVDGRYAWVVFTSVNAVRAVWEKFAEHGLDARHFGGVKIACIGEATADAVRDFGIQPELVPAGEQSSEGLLAEFSPHDEILDPVGRVLLPRADIATETLAAGLTERGWEVDDVTAYRTVRAAPPPAEIRDAIKSGGFDAVLFTSSSTVRNLVGIAGKPHARTVVAVIGPKTAETATEFGLRVDVQPPHASVPDLVEALAGYAVELREKLVAMPAKQRRGSKVQGPTALRFR, from the coding sequence ATGACCCGCACCCGTAAGCTCGCAGGCCACATCGCGTTCGTGGGGGCCGGCCCCGGCGACCCGGGCCTGTTGACCCGCCGGGCGCACGACGCCCTGGTCGAGGCCGACCAGGTGGTGTTCGACCGTGCCGTGCCGGAGAGCCTGCTCGCGGCGGTCCGCGCCAACGCCAAGGCCGACGCCCAGCTCAGCCCGGCCGAGGGCGCCCCCGGCGACGTGGCCAAGGTGCTGATCTCCGCCGCCCGCTCCGGGCAGGCGGCGGTCCGGCTCGTCGCCGGCGACCCGTTCGGTCACCACGGCGTGGTGACCGAGGTGCAGGCGGTCGCCCGCACGGCGGTGCCGTTCGAGGTGGTGCCCGGGGTCAGCCAGGCCGAAGGGGTGGCCAGCTACGCCGGGGTCCCGCTGCCGGGGGTACGGACAGTGGCCGACGTCGACGACACGGCCGGTCTGGACTTCGACGCGCTCGCCGCCGCGATCGGCCGGGGCTCGTTGGCCGTCGCCGTGGACGCCGGTGAGCTGGCCGCCGTACGGGACGGACTGCTCGCCGCCGGCGTCGACGGCGCGACGTCGGTCGCGGTGACCGGCGACGGCACCGGCGAGACCCAGTACACGACCACGTCGACCGTGGACAACTTCGTCGCGGCGGCGCTCGGCTTCACCGGCCGGGTGGTGCTCACCCTCGGTGCCGGGGTCACCGAGCGGGACAAGCTCAGCTGGTGGGAGAACCGGCCGCTGTACGGCTGGAAGGTGCTCGTTCCCCGGACCAAGGAGCAGGCCGGGGTGATGAGCGCCCAACTGCGGGCGTACGGTGCCATCCCGTGTGAGGTGCCGACGATCGCCGTCGAGCCGCCCCGTACCCCGGCGCAGATGGAACGCGCGGTCAAGGGCCTGGTCGACGGCCGGTACGCCTGGGTGGTGTTCACCTCGGTCAACGCCGTACGGGCGGTGTGGGAGAAGTTCGCCGAGCACGGGCTGGACGCCCGCCACTTCGGCGGCGTCAAGATCGCCTGCATCGGTGAGGCGACCGCCGACGCGGTCCGTGACTTCGGCATCCAGCCTGAGCTGGTGCCGGCCGGTGAGCAGTCCTCCGAAGGGCTGCTGGCGGAGTTCTCGCCGCACGACGAGATCCTCGACCCGGTCGGCCGGGTGCTGCTGCCGCGCGCCGACATCGCCACCGAGACCCTCGCCGCCGGGTTGACCGAGCGCGGGTGGGAGGTCGACGACGTTACCGCGTACCGGACGGTGCGGGCGGCGCCGCCGCCGGCCGAGATCCGCGACGCGATCAAGTCCGGTGGCTTCGACGCGGTCCTGTTCACCTCGTCGTCGACCGTGCGCAACCTGGTCGGTATCGCCGGCAAGCCGCACGCCCGCACGGTGGTCGCGGTGATCGGCCCGAAGACCGCCGAGACCGCCACCGAGTTCGGCCTGCGGGTCGACGTGCAGCCGCCGCACGCCTCCGTACCGGACCTGGTCGAGGCGCTCGCCGGTTACGCGGTGGAGCTGCGGGAGAAGCTGGTGGCGATGCCGGCGAAGCAGCGGCGCGGTTCCAAGGTGCAGGGTCCGACCGCGCTGCGGTTCCGCTGA